In Dama dama isolate Ldn47 chromosome 20, ASM3311817v1, whole genome shotgun sequence, a single window of DNA contains:
- the RBM15 gene encoding RNA-binding protein 15 yields the protein MKTAGRDPLPRQSPRWRRAVPLCETSAGRRVSQFRGEDLRRPATMKGKERSPVKPKRSRGGEDSTSRGERSKKLGGSGGSNGSSSGKTDGGGGSRRSLHLDKSSSRGGSREYDTGGGSSSSRLHSYSSPSTKNSSGGGESRSSSRGGGGESRSSGAASSAPGGGDGGEYKTLKISELGSQLSDEAVEDGLFHEFKRFGDVSVKISHLSGSGSGDERVAFVNFRRPEDARAAKHARGRLVLYDRPLKIEAVYVSRRRSRSPLDKDSYPPSASVVGSSVGGHRHPPGGGGGGQRSLSPGGAALGYRDYRLQQLALGRLPPPPPPPLPRDLERERDYSFYERVRPAYSLEPRVGTGAGAAPFREVDEISPEDDQRANRTLFLGNLDITVTESDLRRAFDRFGVITEVDIKRPSRGQTSTYGFLKFENLDMSHRAKLAMSGKIIIRNPIKIGYGKATPTTRLWVGGLGPWVPLAALAREFDRFGTIRTIDYRKGDSWAYIQYESLDAAHAAWTHMRGFPLGGPDRRLRVDFADTEHRYQQQYLQPLPLTHYELVTDTFGHRAPDPLRGARDRTPPLLYRDRDRDLYPDSDWVPPPPPVRERSTRTAATAVPAYEPLDSLDRRRDGWSLDRDRGDRDLPSSRDQPRKRRLPEESGGRHLDRSPESDRPRKRHCAPSPDRSPELGSSRDRYNSDNDRSSRLLLERPSPIRDRRGSLEKSQGDKRDRKNSASAERDKKHRTTASTEGKSPLKKEDRPDGSASSTSTASSKLKSPSQKQDGGTAPAAAASPKLCLAWQGMLLLKNSNFPSNMHLLQGDLQVASSLLVEGSTGGKVAQLKITQRLRLDQPKLDEVTRRIKVAGPNGYAILLAVPGSSDSRSSSSSATSDTATSTQRPLRNLVSYLKQKQAAGVISLPVGGNKDKENTGVLHAFPPCEFSQQFLDSPAKALAKSEEDYLVMIIVRAKLVNNG from the coding sequence ATGAAGACTGCGGGGCGGGACCCTCTGCCGCGGCAGAGTCCAAGATGGCGGCGTGCGGTTCCGCTGTGTGAAACGAGCGCGGGGCGGCGGGTTAGTCAGTTCCGCGGAGAAGATCTCCGACGACCCGCTACCATGAAGGGAAAAGAGCGCTCTCCGGTCAAGCCGAAACGCTCCCGTGGTGGTGAGGATTCGACTTCCCGCGGGGAGCGGAGCAAGAAGTTAGGGGGATCTGGTGGCAGCAATGGGAGCAGCAGCGGAAAGACCGACGGCGGTGGCGGGTCGCGGCGCAGCCTTCATCTGGACAAGTCTAGCAGCCGAGGTGGTAGCCGCGAGTACGACACCGGAGGGGGCAGCTCCAGTAGCCGCTTGCATAGTTACAGCTCCCCAAGCACCAAAAATTCCTCGGGCGGGGGCGAGTCGCGTAGCAGCTCCCGGGGTGGAGGCGGGGAGTCACGTTCCTCTGGGGCCGCCTCTTCAGCTCCTGGCGGCGGAGATGGCGGGGAATACAAGACACTGAAGATAAGCGAGTTGGGGTCCCAGCTGAGTGACGAAGCAGTGGAGGACGGATTGTTTCACGAGTTTAAACGCTTCGGTGATGTAAGTGTCAAAATCAGTCATCTCTCGGGTTCTGGCAGCGGGGATGAGCGAGTAGCCTTTGTGAACTTCCGGCGGCCAGAGGACGCGCGGGCGGCTAAGCATGCCAGAGGCCGCCTAGTGCTCTATGACCGGCCTCTGAAGATAGAAGCTGTGTATGTGAGCCGGCGCCGCAGCCGCTCCCCTTTAGACAAAGATTCCTATCCTCCTTCAGCGAGTGTGGTCGGGTCCTCTGTAGGTGGTCACCGGCAcccccctggaggaggtggtggaggccAGAGATCACTTTCCCCTGGTGGCGCAGCCTTGGGATACAGAGACTACCGGTTGCAGCAGTTGGCCCTTGGCCGCCTGCCCCCTCCACCTCCGCCACCACTGCCCCGAGACCTGGAGAGAGAGCGAGACTACTCGTTCTATGAGAGAGTGCGCCCAGCCTACAGTCTTGAGCCAAGGGTGGGAACTGGAGCAGGTGCTGCTCCTTTCAGAGAAGTAGATGAGATCTCACCCGAGGATGATCAGCGAGCTAACCGGACGCTTTTCTTGGGCAACCTAGACATCACTGTGACAGAGAGTGATCTAAGAAGGGCCTTTGACCGTTTCGGAGTCATCACAGAGGTAGACATCAAGAGGCCTTCTCGGGGCCAGACCAGTACCTATGGCTTTCTCAAATTTGAAAACCTAGATATGTCTCACCGGGCCAAACTAGCGATGTCTGGCAAAATTATAATTCGGAATCCTATCAAAATTGGCTATGGCAAAGCTACACCCACCACCCGCCTTTGGGTAGGTGGCCTGGGTCCTTGGGTGCCTCTTGCTGCCCTGGCACGGGAGTTTGACCGATTTGGCACCATACGCACCATTGACTACCGCAAAGGTGATagttgggcatatatccagtacgAAAGCCTGGATGCAGCTCATGCTGCTTGGACCCATATGAGGGGCTTCCCACTTGGTGGCCCAGATCGTCGCCTTAGAGTAGACTTTGCAGACACAGAACATCGTTACCAGCAGCAATATCTGCAGCCTCTGCCGTTAACTCATTATGAACTGGTGACAGATACTTTTGGACACCGGGCACCCGACCCTTTGAGGGGTGCTCGGGATAGGACACCACCCTTACTGTACAGAGATCGTGATAGGGACCTTTATCCCGACTCTGATTGGgttccgcccccacccccagtccgtGAACGCAGCACTCGGACTGCAGCTACTGCTGTGCCTGCTTATGAGCCACTGGATAGCCTGGATCGCAGGCGGGATGGCTGGTCCTTGGACCGGGACAGAGGTGATCGAGATCTGCCCAGCAGCAGAGACCAACCTAGGAAGCGAAGGCTGCCTGAGGAGAGTGGGGGTCGGCATCTGGATAGGTCCCCAGAGAGTGACCGTCCACGGAAACGTCATTGCGCGCCTTCTCCTGACCGCAGTCCAGAATTGGGCAGTAGCCGGGATCGCTACAACAGCGACAACGATCGATCTTCCCGTCTTCTCTTGGAAAGGCCCTCTCCAATTAGAGACCGACGAGGTAGTTTGGAGAAGAGCCAGGGTGACAAGCGAGACCGTAAAAACTCTGCATCAGCTGAACGGGATAAGAAGCACCGGACAACTGCTTCCACGGAGGGTAAAAGCCCTCTGAAAAAAGAAGATCGGCCTGATGGGAGTGCATCCAGCACCAGCACTGCTTCATCGAAGCTGAAGTCCCCTTCCCAGAAACAGGATGGGGGGACCGCccctgcagcagcagcatctcccaAACTCTGTTTGGCCTGGCAGGGCATGCTTCTGTTGAAGAACAGCAACTTTCCTTCCAACATGCATCTGTTGCAGGGTGACCTTCAGGTGGCTAGTAGTCTTCTTGTGGAGGGCTCAACTGGAGGCAAAGTGGCCCAGCTCAAGATCACTCAGCGTCTTCGTTTGgaccagcccaagttggatgaAGTAACGCGACGCATCAAAGTGGCAGGGCCCAATGGTTATGCTATTCTTCTGGCTGTGCCTGGAAGTTCTGATAGCAGGTCCTCTTCTTCCTCAGCCACATCAGACACTGCCACCTCTACTCAGAGGCCACTTAGGAACCTCGTGTCCTACTTAAAGCAAAAGCAGGCCGCTGGGGTGATCAGCCTCCCTGTGGGGGGCAACAAAGACAAGGAAAACACCGGAGTCCTTCATGCCTTTCCACCCTGTGAGTTCTCCCAGCAGTTCCTGGATTCCCCTGCCAAGGCACTGGCCAAATCTGAAGAAGATTACCTGGTCATGATCATTGTCCGTG